The genomic DNA TGATCTAAAAAAGCTTGCTAAAGCAGCTGGAAGCAAAAAAGTAGAGATGTTAGAATTAAAAAATTTACTTGCTATGACTGGATATGTAAGAGGAGGATGTTCTCCTATAGGAATAAAGAAAAGACACAGAACATTTATTCATGAATCAGCTTTAACTAAAGATGAAATTATGATAAGTGCTGGAGTTAGAGGTATGCAAATAATCTTATCTCCAAAAGATTTAATTGATTATGTGCAAATGGAAGTAGCAGATATTATTGTATAAAATACTTGAAAAATGGGTAAAAAACTCTTAAAATAATAGAAAAAAATAAGAGGGAATTTCCTATGAAAGAAGAATATAGAAAAATAGTTGAAAAAGCTATAATAGTAGCACTTGCAGTGTGGATTTCTATAATAATATGTGATTACTTTGGGCTTTCAAAATTTTATGCTGGGATAGCAGCACTAAATGTAATAAATCTCAATGATGCAAAGACAAGAAGACAGGCTTATGAACGTACTATTACAACATTTTGTGGTGGGTTAGTAGCCTGTCTTATAGCATATAGTGGTTTTCAAGAAAATATGTTTTTATATATTTTAGGATTAGCTGTGGTGTGTTGTATTACCGAATTTATAATAAAAGTACCAGCAACAGTAGGTTGTATAGCTTTTACTTATATAATGCTAAATATTGATCCTTCTAAAAGTCCCAATGGATATTTAGAAGAGCGTGTATTAGGAACAGCAGCAGGAGCTATAATAGTATCATTAATTGTAACTGCTTATAGCAAAATAAAGCATGTGCCTACTAGTAGTGTTTCATATGTTCAAAGAAAAAATATAAAAGAACATTTAAAAAGAGCTATAATTCCTGGGATAGCTGTATTGTTAGGATATTTTGTAGTTTCATATTTAAATAAATATATGTCTTCAAAATATGTTACAAATTATACATTGTATTATTGTGCTTTAGCATCAGTAGTTCCTTTTCACGTAGATATGAAAGAGTTATTACACAAGTCAAAAGAAAGAATTATAAGCACTATTGTAGGAGGACTTATAGCATCAGTTTTTGTATTTTTTAATTTATATGGAATATTTTGGACAGGATGTGGTATACTTGTAGTAATAATATTTATAGAAAGTTTTGTAAAAGTTTCAGCATCTTTAGGAGGAATAGTATTTCTTTTTATTATGGTAAATATGAAAGATGGAATAACCCCACTTGTTTATTATGTAGATAGAGTGATTGGAACTGTGATAGGTATTATTTTGATTATACTTGTATCATATATGATTGGTAAATTAAAAAATTACATAGTGGTCGGTGATAAAGGCAAGTTTTAGTGATTAGAGAGTATAACTTG from Fusobacterium hominis includes the following:
- the ybaK gene encoding Cys-tRNA(Pro) deacylase, which translates into the protein MKKTNAMRELDKNKIRYDVKEYEVDENDLGAIAVSLKTGQDITKIFKTLVLLNDKNEMLVACIPGADNIDLKKLAKAAGSKKVEMLELKNLLAMTGYVRGGCSPIGIKKRHRTFIHESALTKDEIMISAGVRGMQIILSPKDLIDYVQMEVADIIV
- a CDS encoding FUSC family protein, which encodes MKEEYRKIVEKAIIVALAVWISIIICDYFGLSKFYAGIAALNVINLNDAKTRRQAYERTITTFCGGLVACLIAYSGFQENMFLYILGLAVVCCITEFIIKVPATVGCIAFTYIMLNIDPSKSPNGYLEERVLGTAAGAIIVSLIVTAYSKIKHVPTSSVSYVQRKNIKEHLKRAIIPGIAVLLGYFVVSYLNKYMSSKYVTNYTLYYCALASVVPFHVDMKELLHKSKERIISTIVGGLIASVFVFFNLYGIFWTGCGILVVIIFIESFVKVSASLGGIVFLFIMVNMKDGITPLVYYVDRVIGTVIGIILIILVSYMIGKLKNYIVVGDKGKF